The Leucobacter rhizosphaerae genome includes a region encoding these proteins:
- a CDS encoding metallopeptidase family protein, protein MAARERVPGARAAGGVRRHGRRPIRSSMTGPGLPDPTSRFARFESDARGVVELLQSLFPEELDGVQIGFQTAPSGIGESRLPLLYSIDRASRTIMLYRMPIQRARGLHVNDDEHRRYFVEHCVYRAVCEYLGREPWDLLPGRFEHF, encoded by the coding sequence ATGGCAGCTCGAGAACGCGTTCCCGGCGCACGCGCGGCCGGGGGAGTCCGGCGGCACGGCCGTCGCCCGATCCGGTCCTCGATGACCGGCCCAGGACTTCCCGATCCCACGAGCCGGTTCGCCCGTTTCGAGTCCGACGCGCGCGGCGTGGTGGAGCTGCTGCAGTCGCTCTTCCCCGAGGAGCTCGACGGGGTGCAGATCGGATTCCAGACCGCACCGAGCGGCATCGGTGAGAGCCGGCTGCCCCTGCTCTACTCGATCGACCGGGCCTCGCGCACGATCATGCTGTACCGCATGCCCATCCAGCGGGCGCGTGGCCTGCACGTGAACGACGACGAGCACCGCCGCTACTTCGTCGAGCACTGCGTCTACCGCGCCGTGTGCGAGTACCTTGGGCGCGAGCCGTGGGATCTGCTGCCGGGGCGCTTCGAGCACTTCTGA
- the mtrB gene encoding MtrAB system histidine kinase MtrB: MPGTSSRSRLALMWRRWRLRWVRATQPVLGPFRARWRRSLMVRTMTITGLVTGFVVLIAGVFILSSISEDLTSSRRDQALQDSARATLAAQHDLDASDASDRGSLSTLAASVRRTVQDTSSSQMVYLRRQSGQATFPEAPPPSFTNRMLVEAVSPELAREVATSTEPQHWQPVTFVAEDGTTAPGIVVASSLNFPAGAGTYDLFIGYKLSDTQDTLSFVQRTLLITAAAMMAFIGILVWIMSRVVFRPIRAAADTSRKLAAGEEDARMPVQNDEHFDVMSENFNDMADTLQARIQELDDLSEMQQRFVSDVSHELRTPLTTIRLASEVLQGQQGGLAPGQQRAVEVLGTQVDRFEALLGDLLEISRYDAGRVTLETEPTNLVSLAHEVVDQLQPLSAGVIEVRPLGGYSPVDVDARRIRRIVSNLVGNAIEHGEGRSIVVSIDSSASAVAISVRDWGIGMTASDVEHVFDRFWRADPSRKRTLGGTGLGLAIAQEDAAVHGGTVEAWSRPGEGSNFRLTLPRSEGITTFMSPLPLVPEDVAAEDGDPQATGGWLRRPFRRTRREKRR, translated from the coding sequence GTGCCGGGCACGTCGAGCCGCTCGCGCCTCGCCCTCATGTGGCGGCGCTGGCGTCTCCGCTGGGTGCGCGCGACGCAGCCCGTGCTCGGCCCGTTCCGCGCCCGCTGGCGGCGCTCGCTGATGGTCCGCACGATGACGATCACGGGTCTCGTCACGGGGTTCGTCGTGCTCATCGCCGGCGTCTTCATCCTGTCGAGCATCAGCGAGGACCTCACGTCTTCGCGCCGGGACCAGGCGCTCCAGGACTCCGCGCGTGCGACCCTCGCGGCGCAGCACGATCTCGATGCCTCCGATGCGTCGGATCGCGGCAGCCTGTCGACGCTCGCGGCATCGGTCCGCCGTACCGTGCAGGACACCTCGTCGAGCCAGATGGTCTACCTCCGGCGGCAGTCGGGGCAGGCCACGTTCCCCGAGGCGCCCCCGCCCTCCTTCACGAACCGGATGCTGGTCGAGGCGGTGTCGCCCGAGCTCGCGCGGGAAGTGGCGACCTCCACCGAGCCGCAGCACTGGCAACCCGTGACCTTCGTCGCCGAGGACGGCACCACCGCCCCCGGGATCGTCGTCGCGTCCAGCCTGAACTTCCCCGCGGGCGCCGGGACGTACGACCTCTTCATCGGCTACAAGCTGAGCGACACCCAGGACACCCTGAGCTTCGTGCAGCGCACGCTGCTCATCACCGCCGCCGCCATGATGGCGTTCATCGGGATCCTCGTGTGGATCATGTCCCGCGTGGTGTTCCGACCGATCCGCGCGGCCGCGGACACGAGCCGCAAACTCGCCGCCGGTGAGGAGGACGCCCGCATGCCGGTGCAGAACGACGAGCACTTCGACGTCATGTCCGAGAACTTCAATGACATGGCCGACACCCTGCAAGCCCGGATCCAGGAGCTCGACGACCTCTCCGAGATGCAGCAGCGGTTCGTCTCCGACGTGTCCCACGAGCTCCGCACCCCGCTCACCACGATCCGGCTCGCGAGCGAGGTGCTGCAGGGTCAGCAGGGCGGGCTGGCCCCCGGGCAGCAACGGGCTGTGGAGGTGCTCGGTACCCAGGTCGACCGCTTCGAGGCGCTGCTCGGCGACCTCCTCGAGATCTCCCGCTACGACGCCGGGCGCGTGACCCTCGAGACGGAGCCGACGAACCTCGTGAGCCTCGCGCACGAGGTCGTGGATCAGCTGCAGCCCCTCTCGGCCGGGGTGATCGAGGTGCGCCCGCTCGGCGGCTACTCGCCGGTCGACGTCGACGCCCGACGCATCCGGCGGATCGTCTCTAACCTCGTCGGCAACGCCATCGAGCACGGCGAGGGGCGCAGCATCGTCGTGTCGATCGACTCGAGCGCCTCCGCCGTGGCGATCTCGGTGCGGGACTGGGGGATCGGCATGACGGCGAGCGACGTGGAGCACGTGTTCGACCGCTTCTGGCGGGCGGATCCGTCGCGCAAGCGCACGTTGGGGGGCACCGGCCTCGGCCTCGCGATCGCCCAGGAGGACGCCGCGGTGCACGGCGGCACCGTCGAGGCCTGGTCCCGACCCGGGGAGGGATCGAACTTCCGTCTCACCCTGCCGCGGTCCGAGGGCATCACCACCTTCATGTCCCCGCTGCCGCTGGTGCCGGAGGACGTGGCCGCCGAAGACGGCGATCCGCAGGCGACCGGTGGGTGGCTCCGTCGCCCGTTCCGCCGCACGCGAAGGGAGAAGCGACGATGA
- a CDS encoding DUF5719 family protein yields MNEQSRILRGGLRAVVGLLVVGVSATAVVLLGSLPLPTVEREPLALTVDTTQNTDRTLVCAGSFAELGADPNRPEAAIPTTAPAVTVAGVAAATAELARAEGGAGLPTVLTAPADEPLAAAQIQAVTTETLRGVTASACTEPLNEQWLLGGASSLGTSTTLSLGNPGVVPATVQISVFDENGAVDAVQTAGVLVSPGTEQTVSLNGYAPDRERLAVRVVSTGAPVSASLGVGQLSGIEPYAVDTVTRQGEPSTTLVVPGVTNVSDHEHGAGDVGEADLFSVLVRVLAPGGEVGTATVRAVGDDGAETDLGEIQLSSSGIGELGVEHWPDDANAVIIDADVPVVGGVLGSAHEGEQRDYTWFVPAPVLAADEPVAVPVVTGGRLIVVNPGDEPADVTIAGATGSPREWRVPAGSAVATTNAPADAVLTSSAPVAAGVRYVKDGDIAAYPVQAQDARDGALTVYTR; encoded by the coding sequence ATGAACGAGCAGTCCCGAATCCTCCGCGGTGGCCTGCGCGCCGTCGTCGGACTCCTGGTGGTCGGCGTGTCGGCGACGGCGGTCGTGCTGCTCGGCAGCCTGCCCCTTCCTACCGTCGAGCGCGAGCCGTTGGCGCTCACGGTCGACACGACGCAGAATACGGATCGCACCCTGGTCTGCGCGGGATCCTTCGCCGAGCTCGGTGCCGACCCGAATCGGCCCGAGGCCGCGATCCCCACCACCGCCCCGGCGGTGACCGTCGCCGGCGTGGCCGCTGCGACGGCCGAGCTCGCCCGGGCCGAGGGCGGGGCGGGGCTTCCCACCGTGCTGACGGCTCCCGCCGACGAGCCCCTCGCGGCCGCGCAGATCCAGGCGGTGACGACCGAGACGCTCCGGGGTGTGACCGCCAGCGCATGCACCGAGCCGCTCAACGAGCAGTGGTTGCTCGGCGGCGCGTCCTCGCTCGGCACCTCCACCACCCTCAGCCTCGGCAACCCGGGCGTCGTGCCGGCCACCGTGCAGATCTCCGTCTTCGACGAGAACGGCGCCGTCGACGCGGTGCAGACCGCCGGCGTGCTGGTCTCGCCGGGCACCGAGCAGACCGTCTCTCTGAATGGGTACGCGCCCGACCGCGAGCGACTCGCCGTGCGAGTCGTCAGCACCGGAGCCCCCGTATCCGCGAGCCTGGGCGTGGGGCAGCTGAGCGGGATCGAGCCCTACGCGGTCGACACGGTCACCCGGCAGGGCGAACCCTCGACCACCCTCGTCGTGCCCGGGGTGACGAACGTGAGCGACCACGAGCACGGGGCCGGCGATGTCGGGGAGGCCGACCTCTTCAGCGTGCTCGTGCGGGTGCTCGCCCCCGGGGGCGAAGTCGGCACCGCGACCGTCCGCGCGGTCGGAGACGACGGCGCGGAGACCGACCTCGGCGAGATCCAGCTCTCCTCGAGCGGTATCGGTGAACTCGGGGTGGAGCACTGGCCCGACGACGCGAACGCCGTGATCATCGACGCGGACGTGCCGGTGGTCGGTGGGGTGCTCGGCTCCGCGCATGAGGGCGAACAGCGCGACTACACCTGGTTCGTGCCCGCACCCGTGCTGGCGGCGGACGAACCGGTCGCGGTTCCGGTGGTCACCGGCGGACGCCTCATCGTCGTGAACCCGGGGGACGAACCGGCAGACGTCACGATTGCGGGGGCGACGGGATCGCCGCGCGAGTGGCGGGTGCCTGCGGGATCCGCGGTCGCCACCACCAATGCGCCCGCGGATGCGGTGCTGACGAGTTCCGCCCCGGTGGCCGCCGGCGTGCGGTACGTGAAGGACGGCGACATCGCGGCGTACCCGGTGCAGGCGCAGGATGCGCGCGACGGTGCGCTCACCGTCTATACGCGCTGA
- a CDS encoding MIP/aquaporin family protein yields MTGTARNAVAEALATFLFVFAIVAAVNNAGDFAPLAIGFTLMVLIYATGHLSGAHLNPAVSLGALIRGALDGVGFIAYVIAQLVGGALGALLAGAIFAAPEAAKEIEVGSSFLVEALFTFILVYVVLNVATSKDTEGNSFYGLAIGSVVVVGAFAVGPISGGGFNPAVALGLAIHGDFAWSNLWLYFVAPLVGGALAALVFRVLNSHDLEKAAA; encoded by the coding sequence ATGACTGGTACCGCTCGGAATGCGGTGGCGGAAGCGCTCGCGACCTTCCTGTTCGTCTTCGCGATCGTCGCAGCCGTGAACAACGCCGGAGACTTCGCCCCCCTCGCCATCGGCTTCACGCTGATGGTGCTGATCTACGCAACGGGTCACCTCTCGGGCGCGCACCTCAACCCGGCCGTTTCGCTCGGCGCTCTCATCCGTGGTGCTCTCGACGGCGTCGGCTTCATCGCCTACGTCATCGCGCAGCTCGTCGGCGGCGCGCTCGGCGCGCTCCTCGCCGGGGCGATCTTCGCCGCTCCCGAGGCAGCGAAGGAGATCGAGGTCGGCTCCTCCTTCCTCGTCGAGGCGCTCTTCACCTTCATTCTCGTGTACGTCGTGCTCAACGTCGCCACGTCGAAGGACACCGAGGGCAACTCCTTCTACGGCCTGGCCATCGGCTCCGTCGTGGTCGTCGGCGCCTTCGCCGTCGGCCCGATCTCGGGTGGCGGTTTCAACCCCGCCGTCGCACTCGGCCTCGCGATCCACGGCGATTTCGCCTGGTCGAACCTGTGGCTCTACTTCGTCGCCCCGCTCGTGGGCGGTGCGCTGGCGGCACTCGTGTTCCGCGTGCTCAACAGCCACGATCTGGAGAAGGCCGCCGCGTAG
- the mtrA gene encoding MtrAB system response regulator MtrA: MSARILVVDDDRALAEMLGMVLQAEGFLTDHSADGAEAVEKFREVRPDLVLLDVMLPGLDGIEVCERIRAESGVPIIMLTARTDTRDVVRGLEVGADDYVVKPFNPAELIARIRARLREPQQEAAEALRIGDLTIDVAAHEVRRGTTPIPLTPLEFDLLVILARKPQQVFTREVLLEKVWGYQYKADTRLVNVHVQRLRAKIEQDPDRPTIVTTVRGVGYRAGTPTE, from the coding sequence ATGAGCGCGCGGATCTTGGTGGTAGACGACGATCGAGCCCTTGCCGAGATGCTGGGCATGGTGCTGCAGGCGGAGGGATTCCTCACGGACCACTCCGCCGACGGGGCCGAGGCGGTCGAGAAGTTCCGCGAGGTGCGCCCCGATCTCGTGCTGCTCGACGTCATGCTCCCCGGGCTCGACGGCATCGAGGTGTGCGAGCGGATCCGCGCCGAGTCGGGCGTGCCGATCATCATGCTCACCGCTCGCACGGACACGCGCGATGTGGTGCGGGGGCTCGAGGTCGGAGCGGACGACTACGTCGTGAAGCCGTTCAACCCGGCGGAACTCATCGCGCGGATCCGCGCGCGGCTGCGGGAGCCGCAGCAGGAGGCCGCCGAGGCGCTCCGGATCGGCGACCTCACGATCGACGTCGCCGCGCACGAGGTGCGTCGCGGCACGACGCCGATCCCGCTCACCCCCCTCGAGTTCGATCTCCTCGTGATCCTTGCCCGCAAGCCGCAGCAGGTCTTCACCCGCGAGGTGCTGCTCGAGAAGGTCTGGGGCTACCAGTACAAGGCGGACACCCGGTTGGTCAACGTGCACGTGCAGCGCCTGCGCGCGAAGATCGAGCAGGATCCCGACCGTCCGACCATCGTGACCACGGTGCGCGGCGTCGGGTATCGCGCCGGCACCCCCACTGAGTAG